In one window of Gemmatimonadota bacterium DNA:
- the speA gene encoding biosynthetic arginine decarboxylase has product MPGWGLGFFRVNPEGRVTVHPDGNAKRGLDLFQLAMDLNAQGVGLPMLLRFSDILRVRIQTLAAQFQHAIAENEYAGSYTTVYPIKVNQQRHVIEEIVEFGTPHGVGLECGSKPELQAVLGISDSTNTVIVCNGYKDEEYMRLALMGQKLGHTVFVVIEQLSEVDTYLKVADELGVQPTMGVRIKLATEGAGRWAKSGGEKSKFGLSAMELMKVLDRLESVGRKDILRLVHFHLGSQITDIQYIKAGLEEIGRFYVELRNMGFGLTHVDVGGGLGVDYDGSRSTRPASMNYSMREYANDVVYTLGAMCKTEGVPAPHIISESGRAITAHHSLLLVNVTDVESQLEPQVPDLGPDPHPLLVEMKENLESITLDRLAEAHHDATFGKERAQEMFSSGVLTLRDRANAEQLYLATMTRLGRLVETERAEHPEIWADIEATLVDRYFCNFSVFQSLPDNWAIDQLFPIMPIHRLNEQPTRRGTLQDITCDSDGVIDRFVGGRKGKPSLELHPIKDDEPYLLGIFLTGAYQEILGDLHNLFGDTNAVHVRLTDDGYDITDLVHGDTVTEVLRYVQFQPADLLTTFRRKVTNAKDLSRQDANQFIADYVAGLEGYTYLEGEELPGPDGAA; this is encoded by the coding sequence ATGCCCGGCTGGGGCCTCGGCTTCTTCCGGGTGAACCCCGAAGGTCGGGTCACCGTCCACCCCGACGGCAACGCCAAGCGCGGGCTGGACCTGTTCCAGCTGGCCATGGACCTCAACGCGCAGGGCGTCGGCCTCCCGATGCTGCTGCGCTTCTCCGACATCCTCCGGGTGCGGATCCAGACCCTCGCCGCCCAGTTCCAGCACGCCATCGCCGAGAACGAGTACGCCGGCAGCTACACCACGGTCTACCCGATCAAGGTGAACCAGCAGCGCCACGTCATCGAGGAGATCGTCGAGTTCGGCACGCCACACGGCGTGGGGCTCGAGTGCGGCAGCAAGCCGGAGCTGCAGGCCGTCCTCGGCATCAGCGACAGCACCAACACCGTCATCGTCTGCAACGGCTACAAGGACGAGGAGTACATGCGGCTGGCCCTGATGGGCCAGAAGCTCGGCCACACCGTCTTCGTGGTGATCGAGCAGCTCTCCGAGGTGGACACCTACCTCAAGGTGGCCGATGAGCTCGGCGTCCAGCCCACCATGGGGGTGCGGATCAAGCTGGCCACCGAGGGCGCCGGCCGCTGGGCCAAGAGCGGGGGCGAGAAGTCCAAGTTCGGGCTGTCCGCCATGGAACTCATGAAGGTGCTCGACCGGCTGGAGAGCGTCGGCCGGAAGGACATCCTCCGCCTGGTGCACTTCCACCTGGGCAGCCAGATCACCGACATCCAGTACATCAAGGCCGGGCTGGAGGAGATCGGGCGGTTCTACGTGGAGCTGCGCAACATGGGCTTCGGCCTCACCCACGTCGACGTGGGGGGCGGCCTCGGCGTGGACTACGACGGCTCGCGCTCCACCCGGCCCGCCAGCATGAACTACTCGATGCGGGAATACGCCAACGACGTCGTCTACACCCTCGGCGCCATGTGCAAGACCGAGGGCGTGCCCGCCCCGCACATCATCTCCGAGTCGGGGCGCGCCATCACCGCGCACCACTCGCTGCTGCTGGTCAACGTCACCGACGTGGAATCGCAGCTGGAGCCGCAGGTGCCCGACCTCGGCCCCGACCCGCACCCGCTGCTGGTGGAAATGAAGGAGAACCTCGAGTCCATCACCCTCGACCGGCTGGCCGAGGCCCACCACGACGCGACCTTCGGCAAGGAGCGGGCGCAGGAGATGTTCTCCAGCGGCGTGCTCACCCTTCGCGACCGTGCCAACGCCGAGCAGCTCTACCTGGCCACCATGACCCGGCTGGGCCGGCTGGTCGAGACCGAGCGGGCCGAGCACCCGGAGATCTGGGCCGACATCGAAGCCACCCTGGTGGACCGGTACTTCTGCAACTTCTCGGTGTTCCAGTCGCTGCCGGACAACTGGGCCATCGATCAGTTGTTCCCGATCATGCCCATCCACCGGCTCAACGAGCAGCCCACCCGGCGGGGCACCCTGCAGGACATCACCTGCGACTCCGACGGCGTCATCGATCGGTTCGTGGGCGGCCGCAAGGGGAAACCCTCCCTGGAGCTCCACCCCATCAAGGACGATGAGCCCTACCTGCTCGGCATCTTCCTGACGGGCGCCTACCAGGAGATCCTCGGCGACCTGCACAACCTCTTCGGCGACACCAACGCCGTCCACGTGCGGCTCACCGACGACGGCTACGACATCACCGACCTGGTCCACGGCGACACCGTCACCGAGGTGCTCCGCTACGTCCAGTTCCAGCCCGCCGACCTCCTTACCACCTTCCGGCGCAAGGTGACCAACGCCAAGGACCTCTCCCGCCAGGACGCCAACCAGTTCATTGCCGACTACGTGGCGGGGCTGGAGGGCTACACCTACCTCGAGGGCGAGGAGCTGCCGGGGCCCGACGGCGCGGCCTGA
- a CDS encoding DoxX family protein — translation MFRKLIQTEADPVATLLRLALGIVIFPHGAQKALGLFGGYGFSGTMGFFTGQLHIPALFAFLAIVAEFAGSLGLISGLLTRVAAFGIFCNMLVAAVLVHRPVGFFMNWFGTQQGEGYEFHLLAMALAVAVMIRGGGAASADRALSRK, via the coding sequence GTGTTCCGCAAGCTCATCCAGACCGAGGCCGACCCCGTTGCCACCCTGCTTCGCCTCGCCCTGGGCATCGTCATCTTTCCGCATGGCGCCCAGAAGGCGCTGGGCCTCTTCGGCGGCTACGGGTTCTCGGGAACGATGGGCTTCTTCACGGGGCAGCTCCACATCCCCGCCCTCTTCGCGTTCCTGGCGATCGTCGCGGAATTCGCGGGCTCGCTCGGGCTGATCAGCGGATTGCTGACCCGGGTGGCCGCCTTCGGCATCTTCTGCAACATGCTGGTCGCCGCGGTGCTGGTGCACCGCCCGGTGGGGTTCTTCATGAACTGGTTCGGCACCCAGCAGGGCGAAGGCTACGAGTTCCACCTGCTGGCGATGGCCCTGGCCGTGGCCGTGATGATCCGCGGCGGCGGCGCCGCGTCTGCGGACCGCGCGCTCAGCCGGAAGTAG
- a CDS encoding MarR family transcriptional regulator, whose amino-acid sequence MTNPPSRLQQELKQNRPFRSLGQEATVSLLRTGDLLRRRMSTVLESEDVTLQQYNVLRILRGAGPEGLPTLEIADRMIEQTPGITRLLDRLEAKRLVGRERCPTDRRQVTCRIAKDGLALLARLDPVVNEADDTLLGPLTQAELRQLIRLLDRVREGPAR is encoded by the coding sequence ATGACGAACCCGCCCAGCCGCCTCCAGCAGGAGCTCAAGCAGAACCGCCCCTTCCGTTCCCTGGGCCAGGAGGCGACGGTTTCCCTGCTGCGGACCGGTGACCTGCTGCGGCGCCGGATGTCCACCGTCCTGGAATCCGAGGATGTGACGCTGCAGCAGTACAACGTGCTCCGGATCCTCCGCGGCGCCGGACCGGAGGGGCTGCCCACGCTGGAAATCGCGGACCGGATGATCGAGCAGACACCGGGCATCACCCGCCTGCTCGACCGGCTGGAGGCCAAGCGCCTGGTGGGGCGCGAGCGCTGCCCGACCGACCGCCGGCAGGTCACCTGCCGCATTGCCAAGGACGGCCTGGCCCTGCTCGCCCGGCTTGACCCGGTCGTCAACGAGGCCGACGATACCCTGCTGGGGCCGCTGACCCAGGCCGAGCTGCGCCAGCTGATCCGGCTGCTGGACCGCGTTCGGGAGGGCCCCGCGCGCTGA
- a CDS encoding alpha/beta fold hydrolase codes for MRRSADARILSLLLLATVAAPRAADGQVSGVFRIYQGTAELGRESFRRLGDTLVLETLVPVVNLRVSSRTVLGGDGFRSFSMSVTNATGDTTRGSYTARQDDDTLRISGQFGRTSREVTRAGRPALVLPPQSTFAFAELVRRFPGRDTTVLVLVAGADTLLPVGMHYHGDSVRIAFAGLEIVGAVRGGGLTEFTIPAQRVRAVLANPTDTLLPLAGLRRPAPDYAAPAGATWRAEEVRVPAGAGTDTFSLACTLVRPAVGRPPFPVAVTITGSGSQQRDEDVWPLLPAYRLFGEVAERLGAAGLASLRCDDRGTGGSTGHADSATTADLAEDTRAQLRWLRGQRDIDARRIALVGHSEGAMIAPLLGAQDRAVAALALLAGPSKNGTEILVDQMLWPIRTTPDLTPEVRAERLAEAERQVRADSMPALAWLRWFRHYEPLRAARLVRQPVLILQGALDRQVTAGQADTLAAAIRSSGNRKVEVRIFPGLNHLFLPSPTDGSPAEYTALGDARIPDEVLNTLTSWLVATLR; via the coding sequence ATGCGCCGAAGCGCTGACGCCCGCATCCTCTCCCTGCTGCTCCTCGCCACGGTCGCGGCGCCACGCGCGGCCGACGGCCAGGTCAGCGGCGTCTTCCGGATCTACCAGGGCACCGCCGAACTGGGCCGCGAGAGCTTCCGGCGCCTCGGCGACACGCTGGTGCTCGAGACGCTGGTGCCCGTGGTCAACCTGCGGGTCAGCAGTCGCACGGTCCTCGGCGGCGATGGCTTCCGCAGCTTCAGCATGTCCGTCACCAATGCCACCGGCGACACGACCCGGGGCAGTTACACCGCCCGGCAGGACGACGACACGCTGCGCATCTCCGGCCAGTTCGGCCGCACCAGCCGCGAGGTGACCCGTGCAGGCCGCCCGGCCCTGGTGCTGCCGCCGCAGTCCACGTTCGCCTTCGCCGAACTGGTGCGACGCTTTCCCGGACGGGATACCACGGTGCTGGTGCTCGTGGCCGGCGCCGACACGCTGCTGCCCGTCGGGATGCACTACCACGGGGACTCGGTCCGGATCGCCTTTGCGGGACTCGAGATCGTCGGGGCGGTGCGCGGCGGCGGGCTGACGGAGTTCACGATCCCGGCCCAGCGGGTGCGCGCCGTGCTCGCAAACCCCACCGATACGCTCCTGCCGCTGGCGGGCCTCCGGCGCCCCGCGCCCGACTACGCCGCGCCGGCCGGCGCCACCTGGCGCGCGGAGGAGGTCCGCGTCCCGGCGGGCGCCGGCACGGATACCTTCTCCCTGGCCTGCACCCTGGTCCGGCCCGCGGTCGGTCGCCCCCCCTTTCCGGTGGCGGTGACCATCACCGGTTCCGGCTCGCAGCAACGGGACGAGGACGTCTGGCCCCTGCTTCCCGCCTACCGGCTGTTCGGAGAGGTGGCCGAGCGGCTGGGCGCCGCCGGCCTGGCGAGCCTGCGATGCGACGATCGTGGAACCGGCGGGAGCACGGGCCACGCCGACTCGGCCACCACGGCGGACCTGGCGGAGGATACCCGGGCGCAGCTGCGCTGGCTGCGTGGCCAGCGCGACATCGATGCCCGCCGCATTGCCCTGGTGGGCCACAGCGAGGGCGCCATGATCGCCCCGCTGCTCGGCGCCCAGGATCGCGCGGTCGCGGCGCTGGCGCTGCTCGCGGGACCCTCGAAGAACGGCACCGAAATCCTGGTGGACCAGATGCTCTGGCCCATTCGCACCACGCCCGACCTCACCCCGGAGGTCCGGGCCGAGCGGCTGGCCGAGGCGGAGCGGCAGGTCCGGGCGGACTCCATGCCGGCCCTGGCCTGGCTGCGCTGGTTCCGCCACTACGAACCCCTCCGCGCCGCGCGACTGGTCCGGCAGCCGGTGCTGATCCTGCAGGGGGCGCTCGACCGGCAGGTGACCGCCGGGCAGGCGGACACTTTGGCAGCGGCCATCCGTTCCAGCGGAAACCGGAAGGTCGAGGTCCGGATCTTCCCCGGCCTCAACCACCTGTTCCTCCCCTCACCCACCGACGGGTCGCCGGCCGAGTACACCGCCCTCGGCGACGCGCGCATTCCGGACGAGGTCTTGAACACCCTGACGTCCTGGCTGGTCGCCACCCTGCGCTAG
- a CDS encoding SPFH domain-containing protein, whose amino-acid sequence MLALLLLGSVAVLYGFISAIRTESVGLLLPSLGAMLLLIILWCGLFTVQPNQSRVLQLFGDYVGSVRTAGLWWANPFFSKKAVSLRVRNFETTKLKVNDHSSNPIEIGAVVVWQVTDAAEALFEVDNYEDYVKVQSEAALRGLANQYPYDAHEEGQMSLSTNTMDVAERLKGEIQERLAKAGVRVLEARISHLAYAPEIAGVMLRRQQASAVIAARQKIVEGAVGMVESALALLSSKQIIHLDEERKATMVSNLLVVLCSEQSTQPILNAGSLYQ is encoded by the coding sequence ATGCTCGCCCTCCTGCTGCTCGGCTCGGTCGCCGTGCTGTACGGGTTCATCTCGGCGATCCGGACCGAATCCGTGGGCCTGCTGCTGCCCAGCCTCGGCGCGATGCTGCTGCTGATCATCCTGTGGTGCGGGCTGTTCACCGTGCAGCCCAACCAGTCACGGGTACTGCAGCTGTTCGGGGACTACGTCGGCTCGGTGCGCACCGCGGGACTGTGGTGGGCCAATCCCTTCTTCAGCAAGAAGGCGGTGAGCCTCCGGGTCCGGAACTTCGAGACCACCAAGCTCAAGGTGAATGATCACTCCTCCAACCCGATCGAGATCGGCGCGGTGGTGGTCTGGCAGGTCACCGACGCGGCGGAAGCGCTGTTCGAGGTCGACAACTACGAGGATTACGTCAAGGTGCAGAGCGAGGCGGCGCTCCGGGGCCTGGCCAACCAGTACCCCTACGACGCCCACGAGGAGGGGCAGATGTCGCTCTCCACCAACACGATGGACGTGGCGGAGCGGCTCAAGGGCGAGATCCAGGAGCGGCTGGCCAAGGCGGGCGTGCGGGTGCTCGAGGCCCGGATCAGCCACCTCGCCTACGCGCCGGAGATCGCCGGCGTGATGCTGCGCCGCCAGCAGGCGTCGGCGGTGATCGCGGCGCGGCAGAAGATCGTCGAGGGCGCGGTGGGGATGGTCGAGTCGGCGCTGGCGCTGCTCTCGAGCAAGCAGATCATCCACCTGGACGAGGAGCGGAAGGCCACCATGGTGAGCAACCTGCTCGTGGTCCTGTGCTCGGAGCAGTCCACCCAGCCGATCCTGAACGCCGGCAGCCTCTACCAGTGA
- a CDS encoding GNAT family N-acetyltransferase, giving the protein MLHLTERLGAFPVPPWRSAAEIGSADHHLLLPALEAPPSDALLLVAELEGRVVGFVFAAEREDYFTHEVVAHVEDLALDAEAEGRGLARGLMEAVEAWARGRGRRRVSLNVWAQNRRAIGLYERLGYQPETVHYLKDVGLTP; this is encoded by the coding sequence GTGCTTCACCTGACCGAGCGACTCGGGGCGTTCCCGGTGCCGCCATGGCGTTCGGCAGCGGAGATCGGGAGCGCGGATCATCACCTGCTGCTGCCGGCGCTCGAGGCCCCGCCGTCGGACGCCCTCCTGCTGGTGGCGGAGCTCGAGGGGCGGGTGGTCGGGTTCGTCTTTGCGGCGGAACGCGAGGACTATTTCACCCACGAGGTGGTGGCCCACGTCGAGGACCTGGCGCTCGACGCCGAGGCGGAGGGGCGCGGGCTCGCGCGCGGACTCATGGAGGCGGTGGAGGCATGGGCGCGCGGGCGGGGCCGGCGGCGGGTGTCGCTCAACGTCTGGGCACAGAACCGGCGGGCGATCGGGCTCTACGAGCGGCTCGGCTACCAGCCCGAGACCGTGCATTACCTCAAGGACGTCGGGCTCACGCCGTGA
- a CDS encoding dihydrodipicolinate synthase family protein, with protein MGNSERRSHGGSALRTHLLAGQVIPAHPLALTAERTLDERRQRAITRYYLEAGAGGLAVGVHTTQFAIRDPRHGLFEPVLALAAETIHAELHARPRSFVAIAGVVGHTAQALREATLAADLGYDALLLSLAAWRDASEEAMLAHCRAVATVRPLVGFYLQPAVGGRVLSYGFWRRFAEIPEVVAIKIAPFNRYQTLDVVRAVADAGRDDIALYTGNDDSIVVDLLSRFRGPHGTERRIVGGLLGQWAVGTRRAVEMLHTIRRLPDEAAVDPAWFRLATALTELNAALFDAANGFHGCIAGIHEALHRQGLLAGTWCLDPGEGLSPGQAEEIERALAAHPDLLDDRFIAEHRDRWLTA; from the coding sequence ATGGGCAATTCTGAGCGTCGGAGCCACGGTGGGTCTGCCCTGCGGACACACCTCCTCGCCGGCCAGGTGATCCCGGCGCACCCCTTGGCCCTCACCGCGGAGCGGACCCTCGACGAGCGGCGCCAGCGCGCGATCACCCGCTACTACCTGGAGGCGGGGGCCGGCGGGCTGGCCGTGGGCGTGCATACCACCCAGTTCGCCATCCGCGATCCGCGCCACGGGCTGTTCGAGCCGGTGCTCGCGCTCGCGGCCGAGACCATCCACGCCGAGCTGCATGCCCGTCCCCGGAGCTTCGTGGCCATCGCCGGCGTGGTGGGCCACACTGCCCAGGCCCTGCGCGAGGCCACCCTGGCGGCCGACCTCGGCTACGACGCGCTCCTGCTCTCGCTGGCGGCGTGGCGGGACGCCTCGGAAGAGGCGATGCTGGCGCACTGCCGGGCCGTGGCCACGGTGCGGCCGCTGGTCGGGTTCTACCTGCAGCCGGCCGTGGGCGGGCGGGTCCTCTCCTACGGGTTCTGGCGGCGCTTCGCGGAGATCCCCGAGGTGGTGGCGATCAAGATTGCCCCGTTCAACCGTTACCAGACCCTCGACGTGGTCCGCGCCGTGGCCGATGCCGGCCGCGACGACATCGCCCTCTATACCGGCAACGACGACAGCATCGTGGTCGACCTGCTCTCCCGCTTTCGCGGCCCCCACGGCACCGAGCGCCGGATCGTCGGCGGGCTGCTCGGCCAGTGGGCGGTGGGTACCCGGCGCGCCGTCGAGATGCTGCACACCATCCGGCGCCTGCCGGACGAGGCGGCGGTGGACCCCGCCTGGTTCCGGCTGGCGACCGCCCTCACGGAACTCAACGCCGCCTTGTTCGACGCCGCCAACGGCTTCCACGGCTGCATCGCCGGGATCCATGAGGCGCTCCACCGGCAGGGCCTGCTCGCGGGCACCTGGTGCCTCGACCCCGGGGAGGGGCTCTCCCCAGGGCAAGCCGAGGAGATCGAACGGGCGCTGGCGGCCCACCCCGACCTCCTCGATGACCGCTTCATCGCCGAGCATCGCGACCGTTGGCTCACGGCGTGA
- a CDS encoding NAD(P)-dependent oxidoreductase encodes MVEPGPADEVALEERLSRPTDGVVEVLRQLPGDLLVLGAGGKMGPSLARMARRALDVLGRTDRVIAVSRFGAPGTREALDAAGVVTVHADLLDPRALAGLPDAPNLVFMAGQKFGTRAAPHVTWAMNALVPAMVAQRFPAARTVVFSTGNVYPLTPVAGGGPAETDPVGPVGEYAMSCLARERLFEHSAATKGTPVVLLRLNYAVDLRYGVLLDTARRVRAGEPVPLRMGHVNVIWQGDANARALQSLALAASPAAVLNLTGPELVSIRWLAERFAERFGRPAVFEGAEAPDALLSNAGRSVARFGRPAVDLETMVAWTAAWVEQGGRQLGKPTRFEVRDGQF; translated from the coding sequence ATGGTGGAGCCCGGCCCGGCGGACGAAGTAGCACTCGAGGAGCGGCTCTCCCGCCCCACCGATGGCGTCGTGGAGGTCCTCCGGCAGCTGCCGGGGGACCTTCTTGTTCTGGGGGCCGGCGGCAAGATGGGGCCCAGCCTGGCCCGGATGGCCCGCCGCGCCCTGGATGTTCTGGGGCGGACAGACCGCGTCATCGCCGTGTCCCGGTTCGGGGCACCGGGCACCCGGGAGGCCCTCGACGCGGCCGGCGTGGTCACCGTCCATGCGGACCTGCTCGATCCGCGGGCACTCGCCGGGCTCCCCGACGCCCCGAATCTCGTCTTCATGGCCGGGCAGAAATTCGGCACCCGCGCCGCGCCCCACGTGACCTGGGCCATGAATGCCCTCGTCCCGGCCATGGTTGCCCAGCGCTTCCCCGCGGCGCGCACCGTGGTCTTCTCCACCGGCAATGTCTATCCGCTCACGCCCGTTGCCGGCGGCGGGCCGGCCGAGACGGACCCGGTGGGCCCGGTCGGCGAGTACGCCATGAGCTGCCTCGCGCGGGAACGGCTGTTCGAGCATTCCGCGGCCACCAAGGGCACCCCCGTCGTGCTCCTCCGGCTCAACTATGCCGTCGACCTGCGCTACGGCGTGCTGCTCGACACCGCCCGCCGGGTGCGGGCCGGCGAGCCGGTGCCCCTCCGGATGGGGCACGTGAACGTGATCTGGCAGGGCGATGCCAACGCCCGTGCGCTGCAGTCGCTGGCGCTCGCCGCGAGCCCCGCGGCCGTGCTCAACCTGACCGGACCGGAGCTGGTGAGCATCCGGTGGCTGGCGGAGCGCTTCGCCGAGCGCTTCGGGCGGCCGGCGGTGTTCGAGGGCGCCGAAGCCCCCGATGCCCTGCTCAGCAACGCGGGGCGGTCGGTCGCCCGATTCGGGCGCCCGGCCGTGGACCTCGAGACGATGGTCGCGTGGACGGCGGCGTGGGTGGAACAGGGAGGCCGGCAGCTCGGGAAGCCGACCCGATTCGAGGTGCGCGATGGGCAATTCTGA
- a CDS encoding citrate synthase — protein MAKDSLTVTDNRTGKQYEIPIAEGTIKAADLKQIKVADDDFGLMAYDPAFLNTASCRSAITFIDGDKGILRYRGFPIEQLAEKASFLETAYLLFEGELPTRAQLDKWENDVRYHTYVHTNIIKFIEGFRYDAHPMGTLLGAVGALSTFYPDAKHIDDPANRYLQRIRLIAKLPTIAAFAFRHSRGLPYVFPRNDLSYIGNFVNMTFEIGGRHEPNPVLQRALEILLILHADHEQNCSTSAVRSVGSSHVDPFSAVSAGIAALYGPLHGGANEAVLFMLDEIGEKKNIPAFIESVKAGHGRLMGFGHRVYKSYDPRAKLIKKVAYDVFEQTGLNPKLEIALELERIALEDEYFIKRKLYPNVDFYSGLIYQAMGYPTDYFTVLFALGRLPGWIAQWEEMLRDKEQKIARPRQIYIGYDERDFVPMAMRG, from the coding sequence GTGGCCAAGGATTCCCTGACGGTTACCGACAACCGCACCGGCAAGCAGTACGAGATCCCGATCGCCGAAGGCACCATCAAGGCCGCCGACCTCAAGCAGATCAAGGTCGCGGACGACGACTTCGGGCTCATGGCCTACGACCCGGCGTTCCTGAACACCGCCTCCTGCCGCAGCGCCATCACGTTCATCGACGGGGACAAGGGCATCCTGCGGTACCGGGGCTTCCCGATCGAGCAGCTGGCGGAGAAGGCGAGCTTCCTGGAGACCGCCTACCTGCTGTTCGAGGGGGAGCTGCCCACCCGGGCCCAGCTCGACAAGTGGGAGAACGACGTCCGGTACCACACCTACGTCCACACCAACATCATCAAGTTCATCGAGGGCTTCCGCTACGACGCCCACCCGATGGGCACCCTGCTCGGCGCCGTGGGCGCGCTCTCCACGTTCTACCCCGACGCCAAGCACATCGACGACCCGGCCAACCGCTACCTGCAGCGCATCCGGCTGATCGCCAAGCTCCCGACCATCGCGGCGTTCGCCTTCCGGCACAGCCGGGGCCTCCCGTACGTCTTCCCGCGGAACGACCTGAGCTACATCGGCAACTTCGTCAACATGACCTTCGAGATCGGCGGCCGGCACGAGCCCAACCCCGTGCTGCAGCGCGCCCTCGAGATCCTGCTGATCCTGCACGCCGACCACGAGCAGAACTGCTCCACCAGCGCGGTGCGCAGCGTCGGCTCCTCGCACGTCGACCCGTTCTCGGCCGTCTCGGCCGGCATCGCGGCGCTGTACGGCCCGCTGCACGGCGGCGCCAACGAGGCCGTGCTGTTCATGCTGGACGAGATCGGCGAGAAGAAGAACATCCCGGCGTTCATCGAGTCGGTGAAGGCGGGCCACGGCCGCCTCATGGGCTTCGGGCACCGGGTGTACAAGTCGTACGACCCCCGCGCCAAGCTCATCAAGAAGGTGGCCTACGACGTCTTCGAACAGACCGGGCTCAACCCCAAGCTCGAGATCGCCCTGGAGCTGGAGCGGATCGCGCTGGAGGACGAGTACTTCATCAAGCGCAAGCTGTACCCGAACGTCGATTTCTACTCCGGCCTGATCTACCAGGCGATGGGCTACCCCACCGACTACTTCACGGTGCTCTTCGCCCTCGGCCGCCTGCCAGGGTGGATCGCCCAGTGGGAGGAGATGCTGCGGGACAAGGAACAGAAGATCGCGCGGCCGCGGCAGATCTACATCGGCTACGACGAGCGCGACTTCGTCCCGATGGCCATGCGCGGGTGA
- a CDS encoding ADP-ribosylglycohydrolase family protein, producing the protein MAPPDLATRARGALLGHAAGNVLGVPTEFLNTPDGIRARFPEGIRDVQRQDTPDSPYDDDLALTLLLAEELLQPEVDLRRLALAWAGWGERDGRGIGQWTRRALRHIQVHDAPPSSTGGQAGNGTISRCLPVALRTFRQPANLVSATYHTAALTHPDDRCTWGAVAVNVAAACFLQGRGDFIGDVIEALRENDAPEELLTVARRVPLVRREELPVTGPAAGYVVHGVEIALWFAYHEPNLERGLLWLANAGGDTDTNAAVAGGLMGARDGEAAVPARWIEAVPGAGRIGDLALGLVGL; encoded by the coding sequence ATGGCCCCGCCCGACCTCGCCACCCGCGCCCGCGGCGCCCTGCTCGGCCACGCCGCCGGCAACGTGCTGGGGGTGCCGACAGAATTCCTGAACACGCCCGACGGGATTCGGGCCAGGTTCCCCGAGGGCATCCGCGACGTCCAGCGGCAGGATACCCCCGACTCGCCGTACGACGACGACCTGGCCCTGACGCTGTTGCTGGCGGAAGAACTGCTGCAGCCGGAGGTGGACCTGCGCCGGCTGGCCCTGGCCTGGGCCGGCTGGGGGGAGCGGGACGGCCGGGGCATCGGGCAGTGGACCCGGCGGGCGCTGCGGCACATCCAGGTGCACGACGCCCCGCCGTCGTCGACCGGAGGGCAGGCGGGGAACGGCACCATCTCCCGCTGCCTGCCGGTGGCGCTGCGGACCTTCCGCCAGCCAGCCAACCTGGTGAGCGCCACCTACCACACGGCGGCCCTGACCCACCCGGACGACCGGTGCACCTGGGGCGCGGTCGCGGTGAACGTGGCGGCCGCCTGCTTCCTGCAGGGGCGCGGCGACTTCATCGGCGACGTGATCGAGGCCCTGCGCGAGAACGATGCCCCGGAGGAGCTGCTCACGGTGGCGCGCCGGGTGCCGCTGGTGCGCCGCGAGGAGCTGCCGGTCACCGGGCCGGCTGCGGGCTACGTGGTGCATGGGGTCGAGATCGCGCTCTGGTTCGCCTACCACGAGCCGAACCTCGAGCGGGGGCTGCTGTGGCTGGCGAACGCGGGGGGCGACACCGACACCAACGCGGCGGTGGCGGGCGGGCTGATGGGCGCGCGCGATGGCGAGGCGGCGGTGCCGGCGCGCTGGATCGAAGCGGTGCCGGGCGCCGGGCGGATCGGCGACCTGGCGCTCGGGCTGGTCGGACTCTAA
- a CDS encoding PepSY domain-containing protein produces the protein MLRLFYKVHKWVGIGIGLFLLMWIVTGMLLGGGEGRPRDGAAPDYSRAVVSPADAQALAASGDSALREIRAVELDRIGSHLLYRVRGTGGTVLVDAEQPQRLEVTEALAREVATGMFPQGSIEGVELLTRHDRGYPNGALPAYRVRFADRAETLVHLSVRDGMLAVSNKDLRLNGTLHGLHTFASLRALGLARVPIRRLLIVASLISLVVVVTGYYMSLPRRWTRG, from the coding sequence GTGCTGCGGCTGTTCTACAAGGTGCACAAGTGGGTCGGGATCGGGATCGGGCTCTTTCTGCTGATGTGGATCGTGACGGGCATGCTGCTCGGCGGCGGCGAGGGCCGACCCCGCGATGGCGCCGCGCCCGACTACAGCCGCGCGGTGGTCTCGCCGGCGGACGCCCAGGCGCTCGCCGCCTCCGGGGACAGCGCCCTGCGCGAGATCCGCGCCGTGGAGCTGGACCGGATCGGGTCGCACCTGCTCTACCGGGTGCGGGGTACCGGGGGCACGGTGCTGGTGGACGCCGAGCAGCCGCAGCGGCTGGAGGTGACCGAGGCGCTGGCGCGTGAAGTGGCCACGGGGATGTTCCCGCAGGGGAGCATCGAGGGAGTGGAGCTCCTCACGCGGCATGACCGCGGCTACCCCAACGGCGCGTTGCCGGCGTACCGGGTGCGCTTTGCCGACCGGGCGGAGACCCTGGTCCACCTCTCCGTCCGCGATGGCATGCTGGCGGTGAGCAACAAGGACCTGCGGCTCAACGGAACCCTCCACGGCCTGCACACCTTCGCCTCGCTGCGCGCCCTCGGCCTGGCGCGGGTGCCGATCCGGCGACTGCTCATCGTGGCCAGCCTGATCTCGCTGGTGGTGGTGGTGACGGGGTACTACATGTCCCTGCCCAGGCGGTGGACCCGAGGCTAG